Genomic DNA from Candidatus Komeilibacteria bacterium CG_4_10_14_0_2_um_filter_37_10:
ATGGTGCTTCACTATGCTCTTTACCCGATAAAGCGACTCGTAGTGGCCAATAAACATCGCCATTGTTAAAACCACAATTTTTAATAAGATCAGTAAAGAATAGTTGCAGAGTCTCTTGCTGCCATTGTGTCGTGGTTAAAGTAGTTAAGAATTGATTAATCTTTTCTAATGCTGACAAACTTATTGACTGAGTGCTTTTTTTGAATATTAATAACGAAGTTGGGTAAGTTGCTAGTTTTATTAAATGAGAAAAATAATCAGGATAATCAGCAAATTTTTTAATACGTGTTTGTGCTACTTGTGCTTGAGATTCATTGAAGTTAACTAAGAATTCAGGATGATTTTGAGAAAGCCAAGTTCTTAATGATTGAGAAAAATTAGATAAACTTAATTGTTGCAAATAGTACTGATTAAACCAATCTAACTTTTCGACATCAAAAATGGCAGCAGCTTTATTGATTTGCTTGATACTAAACAACTGAATAATTTGATCCAGAGTCATTTTTTCTAAGTCCTGACCAGGATGCCAGCCCAAGAGGGCAATAAAATTAATAATGGCTTCTGGCAAATAGCCCTTAGCTAAATAATCACAAACCGCTACATCACCACTGCGTTTACTTAGTTTAGAGCGATCCCTATTAATTAGTAGAGGTAAATGGATATATTTAGGTAGTGGCCAATCTAAGTATTTATACAAAAGGACATGCTTAGGTGTTGATGGTAGCCACTCTTCGCCGCGAATAATATGATTAACTCCCATTAAATGATCATCAACTATTACTGCTAAATGATAAGTTGGATAACCATCAGATTTTATTAATATTTGATCATCGATTAGATTGCTATCAAAAATAAGCTGCCCTCTTATTTCATCCAGTACTTCAATTTTCTGATCAGCTGGTACTGCTAAACGGATAACATAACTCTTCTTCTTATTGAGATTATCAGCCACTGTGGCTGGCGTTAAATGACGACAAAATCCATCATATTTGGTTGGCTTTTTTTCTTTTGTTTGTTGCTCGTGCAATTGACTCAAGCGATCACTATCACAAAAACAATAATAGGCATTTCCCTGAGCTATTAATTTTTGC
This window encodes:
- a CDS encoding glutamate--tRNA ligase, with protein sequence MTIGQKIRSLFMKSQPIITRFAPSPTGYMHIGGLRTALYNYALAKKTNGQFILRIEDTDRQRLVADSIIDIINTLNSFHLHYDQGPITKDDHTLSEIGNNGPYLQSARLTIYQKYGQKLIAQGNAYYCFCDSDRLSQLHEQQTKEKKPTKYDGFCRHLTPATVADNLNKKKSYVIRLAVPADQKIEVLDEIRGQLIFDSNLIDDQILIKSDGYPTYHLAVIVDDHLMGVNHIIRGEEWLPSTPKHVLLYKYLDWPLPKYIHLPLLINRDRSKLSKRSGDVAVCDYLAKGYLPEAIINFIALLGWHPGQDLEKMTLDQIIQLFSIKQINKAAAIFDVEKLDWFNQYYLQQLSLSNFSQSLRTWLSQNHPEFLVNFNESQAQVAQTRIKKFADYPDYFSHLIKLATYPTSLLIFKKSTQSISLSALEKINQFLTTLTTTQWQQETLQLFFTDLIKNCGFNNGDVYWPLRVALSGKEHSEAPLELLLELGQQESITRIKSAIKLLHEYENK